The genomic stretch GCCACAGCGAGGCTGAGAGGCGGCGGAGGGAGAGGATCAATGGCCACCTCGCCGTGCTGAGGAGCATGGTCCCCTGCGATGACAAGGTTACTAATCGCTCTCTCTTTGTTCTTCTTGCTCTGTTTTGTGTAGTTAATTGGCAGGTTTCCTTGTGCTGTGGAGGTCCCTCCCGTTAACGCCACTTCACTCTTTTCAGACTCGCTGTTATTTCGGGTGATTTTGATTATGTTCTATGTGCATTTCTTTCATTTACCTGTTAGATCGAAAGTTAATGTTTATCCATTTTCAGTATCTTTTGGTTcatttagttggaattctgtctCCATTAATCTTTTAGCTCATTGTTGTTTTCATTAGCATTAAAATAGGTTTTAGCCTCCCTCCTAGAATAACAAGGCAAAAAGAATCACATCTTTGTGGTTAGTTATCcttctttcttcctccctttcctcctctttgttttcttctttttttgtttagaTCCTTTGTCAGAATTGCAATTTCTTTGCAAGACCTTCTGCTTATTACCTATTGGGCTGTGAGATGGTATTTTCAAAAGATCATGTTTCATTTAGGAACAGATATAGCTGTCAACTGATCTATTGTCAAAACTCAACAATGAAGTGCACCCATGACTAGAACAAAATATGCTAAGCTTTGGTTTGACTGGCAAATGGTGGTGGGCAAACTTGATCTGGATCGGCTTCCGACTTATCTCTTGTCATCGATATTGACTTGACCTAGAACATAAGCTCGATTGGTGTTCCTGTCACTCTCTGAATCCTTTCCTACTTGACTTGGCAGAACACTACTGACATATGGTAAATCATGATCAATCTGTGATTCTTGGTATGAGTAAATTTATACTGTGGCAAAACTGCATCTAAATATATATACCTCCAAATAACAATATGTTTTCTAAGTGTCTTTTGTGCCTTTTTGATATATCTTGAAAGCAACTTCCCTTGTTATAAGACAGTTTAGTAAGAGGCTATGGTTACTTACAGATGGAGAAAGCTGCCTTACTCGCACAAGTGATCAGCCATGTAAAGAAACTCAAGAGGAATGCTGCAGAAATCAACAAAAGTTACACTGTTCCATCGGATACTGATGAAGTGAGAGTTGAAGTTGAAGGAGATATGACGATCGCTGGCAGATTAATGGTCAGAGCATCTCTATGTTGTGACGACCGGCCAGAGATCCTTGCAGATCTAAGACAAGCACTGAGTGGTCTGCATCTGAAAACTGTTAGAGCTGAAATTTCAACTTTGGGTGGCCGAATGAAAAATGTACTCACGATGACATCCGAAGGAACCTTTAGCAACGTCGACAAGCATCTTTTTGTGGCTTCTGTTCACCAGGCCCTGAATTCCATACTTGATAGAGTCAAATCACGAGAAGACTTTCTGTCAAGGGCATCATTCAGCAACAAAAGGCAAAGGATCTCACCATTCTGAGTCCTCAAGCTCCTCTTCATGAATTCTATGCC from Musa acuminata AAA Group cultivar baxijiao chromosome BXJ1-3, Cavendish_Baxijiao_AAA, whole genome shotgun sequence encodes the following:
- the LOC135616301 gene encoding transcription factor bHLH30-like, translated to MGSVPVGDSGFCRRFPNGLGFDFGSDGSSSSMVLDQERRAPSRLGGKRVGAGILDAKTAMAMKSHSEAERRRRERINGHLAVLRSMVPCDDKMEKAALLAQVISHVKKLKRNAAEINKSYTVPSDTDEVRVEVEGDMTIAGRLMVRASLCCDDRPEILADLRQALSGLHLKTVRAEISTLGGRMKNVLTMTSEGTFSNVDKHLFVASVHQALNSILDRVKSREDFLSRASFSNKRQRISPF